A segment of the Ipomoea triloba cultivar NCNSP0323 chromosome 1, ASM357664v1 genome:
CCGTGGGGTGCCCGAGACGCTGCACAAGCGTTATGCATTGCAGCGGACTCTATGCTCGTGAAAAAGTTAGATCAACTTGCTCCTCCCATGCTTTGGCCATCTTGACCGCTCCTAGACTTTGCATATCTTGAAGTGAGGTAGAGGTGGCCATGAACCAGTTCAAGGTCGAACTAGCCTTGAATTGgcccgaaaaaaaaaaaaagaaaaaaaaggggcATGAGTTTCACCGGGCCTAAGTCGAACTTAGCCCAAACCTGAACCAGCTTATAGAGTGCCAGTTTAGGTCCTATAAGAAAATAACTCAAAGCCCAACTCGAAACCGGCCAGGCCCATGTCCTTAATCAGCCCAAACACGGCCCAGACACGAATCTAAGCCTGGGCAAAATCTAGCATGgactttataaattataatacattttataatatttataagctATCAAATAATCTTACAAGTCTTATGAAAAGAAttaatagtacaagttcaatgttattaaaatcatattaatttttaattttgtaaaaaattatattaattttttagtagTACTCCACTGGAAGGAGATGTCCCCTTTCAATGGAGCTTTGGCTATTCCACTGAAAGGTGGAATTTAGCCATTCCACCCTCTGGTGGAATTCCGGAAGGAGAGGTTAATGTTTTCAAGGTGGAATTACTTCCACCCTCTGGTGGAATTCCGGAAGGAGAGGTTAATGTTTTCAATTCAATATTTTTGGGTGTCAGTTTTAGATGTATCGTTTTGGAATATGTTAATTCTAATTTATatgaattaatttatattaattcaattttttttttaaattaatgttgGTAACCGTAATgctaattttcaaattaaattatctatCAGGGAGGCTACAAACTAATTTTAAATAAGTGTTAATACCATGCTTACTTCTTTTAAGGAGGTCTTCCCCTCgtcctgtgaccctagccggcaaaggaccacaaggaggtaaaccagcctaggttaccggCTCAAActgaacctccaacctctcggttgtaggtagagcactcttaccatTTGGGCTGTCCTTACAGACTAATACCATGCTTACTTGTTAATTTGACaatctctctctcacacacacatacatatatacacacacacacatatatataaacatatatatatatatatatatatatatattgtgcggttgagcatatgtttttttttattgctaaTTTACGAACATAGCTACGAAATTATTTTCTCGCCAGAAACTCTTTCTCTAAAACTTACACTCCTCCttccttaaaatttattatgCTATTCCTTGTTCTTGTTtgttgaacttttttttttttttgaacttaaTAGTTGAGTGttcatcaacttttaaatcataAATTCATTTTATCCGTTACAATGCTCCTAGCACATTGAGATAtaacaaataaggttttaagaagGTGCAAGTGTCACATGACTTGAACTTATTATTAGCCCGAATCTTTcttgaattgatttttcataatTACTTTATAATATTCCAACATGAGCTAAGCTACATCAATTTTTTTGACTAAGTAGAAATCTATTATTACAAGCTATACCAAACATTATTTAACTTTAacgtaaaattataattaattacaaatatttttgtcttattatattaattatcttTTCCTAATTTCTTATATAATAGTGTATCACATTCTTACTATTTATCTTGTTgataaacaaaacaaatcatcaaactttttaagatTACTATAACTTTACTCATATTTTagcatattaaattaaatgcgTATAATCTTAATTTAATACtccaacattatattattacatcTATCCTTTTTTCCGGGCAGAAAGTGTATGCATGGTCCTTATTATTTCTAGCTCGTATATATGCGCTGTGGAGGATTGCATGCCAATTAATATGCATGGAATGCAATTAAATACTCCGATTCGCATTTAATTTTGCATCTATCTATACAGGTAGATTATTTATTTAGGTGCCTGGCCTGCCGCAAGAGATCGAGAATCTAATCTGTATACGcgttatttgaaaaattaaagaaaaagggaATATCTACCAGAGTTTAAATTTAACACACATAAAACATATGGGGTCACAGGGAAACAAGTCTGCGCTCCATCAAATCATTGCATTAATTAATTCGTCAAGATTCTCCACGATTAATTACCTTGCCTTGgaagtaaattaaattaatataccATCATGCAGTATCTTGAATTGCGCTTTTAATACTGATTACATTACCTAACTCACTATTATACGTACGTGCTAAACTTGTATActgaatattattaattacgCATTTGATTTGTCataagtatatattaatatattatacttgTTAATTAAGTtagatgaaataataatattctatagAAAAATCATTGGGCCAGCTAGGAcgaaaaaaagttaattatctttctatatatattgttttggCAGATGAGATGAAAgcagcataaataatatatccgATAGATCCTCCTGCTTGGTGTATTAATTGTATAGTTGGATTAGagctatatataattttatccACATACTATATTCAATATAGTGTTGAATTGGAAGATAAGGAAGTAGTAGATGAGATAGATGTCGGAAGCATCTATAGCCATGAAAAGATTCAGTAGTAATAAAGCTTCATCTTTCCGGGAATTCTCGGCAGCCTACGCCGCTACTTCTGGTTTGTTGCCAGCAATAAGCTGcggcagcaacaacaacaataataataatattattattaatggtgGTGGGGGCGGCAATGGCAAGCAGCTGCATCGTAGTTCATCATCAGCAGCAGCTTCTAGAAGACTACTACGCAAGTCAGTAGAGTTCCCAACCTCGCCCCAGCCAAACAATGGCGGAGACAACCAAGAGATAGTTCACAGCTCTCACGCAAAGCATCCCCTGGTAGAGATGACGCTCCCAGAACTGTTTACCTGCTCAGGGTGCAAAGAGTACGGCGCAGGGAAGAGGTATGCTTGCCAACAATGTAATTTTCAGCTGCATGACTTCTGTGCTCTCTCTCCTCCCTCTCTAAAGACTCATCCCTTGCATGGACAGCACCAGCTCCTTTTCCATGATAAACCCAAACAAGGTATACcgctactctttttttttttttttttttttaataacatatgtGCGGGTGCGGGAAttgatgattattatatatagtgaAATCTGGAATTACACGGGCAAAGTGTGATGTA
Coding sequences within it:
- the LOC116014997 gene encoding uncharacterized protein LOC116014997, encoding MSEASIAMKRFSSNKASSFREFSAAYAATSGLLPAISCGSNNNNNNNIIINGGGGGNGKQLHRSSSSAAASRRLLRKSVEFPTSPQPNNGGDNQEIVHSSHAKHPLVEMTLPELFTCSGCKEYGAGKRYACQQCNFQLHDFCALSPPSLKTHPLHGQHQLLFHDKPKQVKSGITRAKCDVCGKSTKGFTFRCRACSFQMHPCCAMLSTEIKYPPHAHRLKLLPPSTSLLSSGLGSPAAGGDQHGHGGSVAPAAVSCGKCGKKRAGRVYGCTACDYHLHAVCAKEMINGLQANGINPPEKPSVLGTAVKIAGQVVFEFIGGLIDGIGEGVGEAIVQNISGGRGSARIRATP